The Populus trichocarpa isolate Nisqually-1 chromosome 11, P.trichocarpa_v4.1, whole genome shotgun sequence genome has a segment encoding these proteins:
- the LOC127903995 gene encoding glucan endo-1,3-beta-D-glucosidase-like codes for MESKRIQLKLGKFLVVYCPNSKKFALTIILQKTWCVAKPSSDQETLLANINYACSHVDCQILQKGYPCFSPDSLISHASIAMNLYYQCKGRNRWNCDFRDSGLIVKTGPSYSNCIYA; via the exons ATGGAAAGTAAACGAATCCAACTTAAATTGGGTAAATTTTTGGTTGTATATTGTCCTAATTCCAAGAAATTTGCTTTGACAATAATATTGCAGAAAACTTGGTGTGTGGCCAAGCCATCGTCGGATCAAGAAACTTTACTAGCGAATATCAATTACGCATGCTCTCACGTGGATTGCCAGATTCTACAAAAGGGTTACCCTTGCTTTTCTCCAGATAGTCTCATAAGCCATGCATCAATAGCCATGAATCTGTACTACCAATGTAAGGGAAGGAACCGCTGGAATTGTGATTTCAGGGACTCTGGCCTCATTGTCAAGACTGGTCCAA GCTATAGCAACTGCATCTATGCCTAA